The Nicotiana tomentosiformis chromosome 9, ASM39032v3, whole genome shotgun sequence genome contains the following window.
ATTAAGTAGGCCATGAGCTTTTTCTAGGAGATGTAGCTTTGATCCTTCTTGGAAAACTATGAACTGCATTGGTAAAAGATCAGGTACTGAGTCTGTTATTCATTTGACATACGCATCAATCCCAAACTATTTTGGGTTGTCTAAAATAAATCCTCTGAACAAATTGCACTTCCATTTCAGATTTTCATGTGTAAGATGCCATTGCAATCTCTAGTACAATTTTGACATGTTGTATACCTTATAACAGTGATATGAAGTCCTTGTGTACCTAAATTGCCAAAATCCTTCTATTGATACTCGAGGCTTTTTCATCTCTCACTCACGTGAATCTCTTTTCTTACTGACTTCTTAAGGATATGAATATCCTCAATATAGCAAAGAATGTTACAGAATCCTATGCCTTCTGAACCATATCCTAGTTATATCTGtctgagctcgtcactgtttTACTTAGGTTGAGCTCACCTCAAGGAACTAGAAGTCCAATGAGGCACCCTAAACGTTTTAGCAATTCCAGTGTAAGACCTCTATTGTAACTTTTCCTTCTGTTGCATAAGAGAAGCATGAAGTTGAAGCTCTTTATGAATGACAGGGTGAAGCTGTTCCTCACAGTAATAATGATTCTGAAGAAAAGAGCTGCCAATGCTCATCAGGTGCACCTGAGTTTAACAACTGTGCTTCAGGTGGCTCAGAAAATTGGATGCTTCTTTCTATAGCTGGAGAAAAACCTACACCTCGCTTCAATGTAACCGACTATCTTTCATAGATATCGCATGTTATTAAAATTGCGATGCTTTAGAACTTAAACATCTTTCTTTTACTGAGCAGCATGCAGCAGCTGTTGTTGGGAACAAGATGGTGGTTGTGGGTGGAGAAAGTGGTAGCCGATTGTTAGAAGATGTTCAGGTAAAATGGTGGTTGTTCCTGTTAGTTTCCTTATCTCAAGTTTGATAAATCCTGCCTAGAAATTTAAACAGAAATATTGATCTTTTCTCGCGATTCAAACGAGAAAATGTTCGATTTCACTATGGAGTTCAAAGGCTAACTTTCACTAAAGATCAACATCAAACATTTATTGGTTGATAAGTAAGAAATTACAATATTAAAGAAGATACGTTTAATTTAGAAGTTAGATTTTGAAGGAAACAAGAAGATACCTTGAATTTAGAAGTTAGATTTTGAAGGAAACAAGAAGATACGTTGAATTTAGAAGTTAGATTTTGAAGGAAACACACATACcaggaagagatgtgtagaataAAACACGTAAATAGACAGAGATATGACTTAAATGTTTGTGCCCGATAGTAAGAAGAAGCATCTTTGTCTTGGTttcgtggagagattttcaaTATCATGGAaacctttcttttttcttcttttttctcacTGACCATTTAAGTCGCAAGAAAAAAGTTCAGCAGCTGTGTTGATCCTTGAAAAAGGGGAAATAATTAGATTGTAATTCAGTCAAGTCTCAGTCATTAGTATCGTGCAACTTGCTTCTTAGGTGGCATACTTGATACCAGTGGCTTGCATTCATTTTCTTTTCAGGTGCTAAATTTTGATAGCTTTTCCTGGACAACAGCTTCATCAAAGCTCTACCTCTCGCCCACTAGTCTTCCCCTAAAGATCCCAGCGTGCAAGGGCCATGCTTTGGTAACCTTTACTCCAACTCTTCTAGTCTATTCTGTTGCTTCCTTTTTGGATTTTACTTGTCAAGAAACTGTAATGGATATAGAGATGCACCATGTCTCGGTGATATGTCTCTTTCAAGCAAGAGTTTGTAGGTTTTGAGAACCTGTGAAAGGAAACACACATTGACCTAGATAATACCTAGTTAAAGCAATTTAAAAAGCTTCCTATGTAAAAATGTTATTTATCTATTAATTCGACAAAAGGTAAAATAACTGAAGTTCACTTTTCTAAAATGTTGCCTGTGTGATATTTCCTCTATCGTATTTTAGTTGATATGGTTGTCACGGAGATTAACAGAAGAAAGTTTGGATATGTGGTATATCTGAGTTTGGGTAGGAAGACGTCAAAATAATAGATGGAAAATGGTCTGCAAAAGGATATCTTGAGTGGTTGAGGTATAGGAATAACAAACTTGGGAATCCCAGGTTTGAATCCAACTACGACACGCAGTATGAGTTCATCTGCTCCAGCTTTGATGAGTAGGTTTATCCAGTACATGTGTTTGTGGGCTGTGGTAGGCTGCCTGACAGATTAGTTCAGGTTAGCCTAAGCTGGCCCCACTACCACTTTCTAAAAGGAATAATTGTTATAATCGGATGATGCAGAGGGTGTGTAAATTGTAGATTTTACATTTTAGGAAAGAAATCATTTTTTAAATAGCTTAAGATAGCTAGCAGGGCAAACAAAATGGAAGAGGGAGTGTATTGGGTGTTTGGAAAACATCTACATGAATATAGTCTGAAATGTCTGATCACAACGATATTTGATATGAGTACTTGAATACATGTTTTACTTTTATGGTAGGGCTGATGTTTGCTGTTCTGATGTTATAATGCAATATTATTGTTAATCTCATTGATGTATCCTTTTATGATGCTACGGATGTCGTGTTGGAGTACTATTCATCAGAAACTTTATCTGTTATTTCCCAGGTTCAATGGGGGAAAAAGATTCTTATGGTTGGAGGGAAAACTGACCCTGCAAGTGACAAAGTCTCAGGTTCATTTTCTTATAATTTTACGGTGTTTCTATTTATTCCAACTGTGATTTTCACAATATACTTCTTTCGAAATTGTCTTTTGTAGTCTGGGCATTTGACACTGAAACTGAATGCTGGTCACTTCTGGAAGCTAAAGGAGATGTTCCGGTAAAGTTTCATGTCCTCTTGTGCAATCTGATTGTGCAAATCCTTTTCTACTTTGTGATATTCACATCATAGCACTGATAGCTCAGCTCAGCTTAATACCTAACACGATTAAAGCAGACTCTGGTGTATCCATTATCAAATAGAAAGTGTAATAGTTATTTCTGCACCACGTCTCGCTAAGTTCGGTGAAGTAGACTTCTATAATCTTTCTCCTTTACATGAGGTAATTGTCTTACTCTTAAAGATAAAAGGAAATGGTAGGAAAATGGTAAAGATTTCACTTCAGTTTGTTGTGGATACCTGCAATGCAacttctctatttttttttttaactgaTCAATTCAATGGACAGGTTGCGCGTAGTGGTCATAGTGTTCTTAGAGCAAGCTCagttttgattttatttgggggTGAAGATGCAAAGAGGAGGAAGCTAAATGATCTACACATGTTTGATCTTAAATCCTTGACATGGCTGCCACTTCATTGCACGTGAGTTGCTAAAGGATATATCATTCATATCATTACTAATGTTCCTGTTCCTTGGGCCATTAACTCTACAAAATGGTGGCATTATCAGGTCTATTTCTTGATTACTAGCGCATGCATGCAGGGGAACAGGTCCATCACCAAGATCAAACCATGTGGCTGCCCTCTATGATGATAAATTGCTCCTGATTTTTGGTGGATCATCAAAGTCTAGGACGTTAAATGACCTGTACACACTTGATTTTGAGACGGTTTGTGGAATAAAATCTTCAGCTGTTCTTTCCCTGAATGAATGCATATTGCTTTTGTATGCAACATTCTAATGCTAGATTTTCATTTTCACCTCAGATGGCATGGTCAAGAATTAAAATACGGGGATTCCATCCTTCACCTAGAGCTGGTTCTTGTGGAGTGCTCTGTGGAACTAAATGGTATATTGCTGGGGGTGGTAGCAGGAAAAGAAGTATGTCTTAATAGCTAATAACTGCAGCTTTCTGCTTCATCACCTTTTGATTCTAGGATATACTCTCAATAAAGAAATGCATTTACTATTTTCTACTTAAGCTTTCTGAATTTTTCAATTTATGTTTCTCCTTCTTGCCTTTGTTTCCATTCTTGTTACTAACTATACTTCGTTCCTTCAGGACATGCTGAGACTCTAATATTTGATGTTCTAAAACTTGAATGGTCTGTTGCTGTTGCTTCACCAGCATCTTCTATTACAACTAACAAGGTCCATTTCAGTTTTCAGTGTCTCACAATCTTAATACATGCTTCTGCCTTTTGACATTATGCTTATGAACTTTTATGTCAGTCAACTCACAGTCTCACAGTATGTTCTTGCCCTCTGCTGCTATGTTTGGATTTTTCACGTCAATCAACTCATAATGATTTTTAAATTCTCAAGTATTTTGATATGTTGCGAACCTTAGCAAAGAGATCTTGCCATGCTTTGTCATTGCATGTGAAAGTACAATCATTAGAATTTGTATCAAATATCAATGAATATGTAACTAGCTAACTTAcatattttcttgtattttttcaTCAAAAAGGTTGTTTTCTTGTATTCATAGAAAAGGAAGTACCATTTTTATAGCACTCAAGTTCCTAGTTTTTTGCGAGTAGTCCATAGGCTATGGGCAAGAGAAGATAGAAGAGTGGGGCAGGATAAGACAGAAGAAGAAAGGGCCTTTAGAGGGATTGGAACCTGCACGTAAGTGGTGCAGTCTGGAGCTGCAACCACTGGACTCATGGATAGATCAAAATGTGTGAAAATCACTGCATTCATTACTTTTCTTTTACAATGGGTTCGGATCAAGTATAAATCTGTATTTTCCTTAACTTTTCAACTATATATACACCTCGAGTTGACGGCTGTGGGTACCCCCCCACCCGCTGCCTTCAGTATGTAGCCGCCTCTGACTAACTACAATCCCAATTCTGTTTTTGTCTAAGTTTTGGAAATATGTGTTTGGACTTTGGGTTAGTGTTTCAAAAAAAATTAGGAGAATATTTTGGTTGGTTTTTGTTAAATTATTATCAAACCTTCAGTATGTAGCCGCCTCTGACTAACTACAATCCCAATTCTGTTTTTGTCTAAGTTTTGGAAATAGGTGTTTGGACTTTGGGTTAGTGTTTCAAAAAAATTAGGAGAATATTTTGGTTGGTTTTTGTTAAATTATTATCAAAAACAAATGGTTTGCTTTCAAATGTAAGTTAAATATTTTGACCGAAGGGCAATTTTTATTGTTTATGTAAAACTTTTCTAAAGCAAAAGGGTTGTTAAGGACTTCATCGTGTGCTATATTAAACAGTGCACCTACGATCAGGTGGTCGAACCTGTACTTTAACAAAATTATATGCTCTTGCTCTAGGTTGTGCTGCATGATGGTAAGTGTAAGTATATTTTTAACATTTGTATGAATGCCAGGGATTCAGCCTCGTCCTTGTGCAGCATAAGGAAAGGGATTTTCTTGTGGCTTTTGGTGGTTTCAAGAAAGATCCATCAAATGAGGTGACATGGAAACCAGAACTTTTGCATTATAATAATCTTTTAGCTAGCGTTGACATAATTATATTCGTAGAATCAAATTTCTCATATACAAAGTATTTGCTTTGCCTCATCTAATCATTCTTTTACAGGTTGAGGTACTCATTATGGAAAGAAATGAATTGTCAATGGGTCGCAGATCAAGTTTAAGAAAAGCTGCTGGGAACTTGCTATCTGGGAATCGTTTGGCAACTACTGGGCCTGCTTCTCAGCCAATTAATGGTACTTCTACCTCTCATGTGGATTCTATAGCGAGACAGAATTTAGCCTCTGCGGTTGAGCATCATGGCTCTGGCAGAAAATCATTGTCAGAGTCTTTACTCGTTGATCCTAGTTCTGTGTCTGGTAATGTCTCACTTCGCAAGCAATTTTCCAATGATGAAGACGCCGGTGCAAAGAGACCTAAGACTTCAGGTGATGAAAGTCCTTCACAGGTAAACTAAAGCAACTATTCTGGTATTTCACTCTTCACAATCTCATGGCCCTGAGTATATCGATGGGTATATATGACCTATCCAACGAAGTGTTCTTTATTTGGATTTTCTATGGGCAGGGCTATGAAATAGGGTACTGGTTAGGATTGAGATGATTTGGTGGTTGAATTAGATAGGAAAGAATTTGAACTTTTTGGTCAATTTGGTCCGAAGTCCCTGAATATCGTAGCTCTCTCTTGATGGCAATATGTTATCTGTTGAACATTGAAATTTCACTTGCGGGATGTTTTTAATTCAGGAGATTTTGCTGCCAGTAATTTTTTAAATTAAGTGGGCTATACGATATGACAATGAGAGATTTGTATTTTTAAATCAAGTGATGTTCTGAAGTTTACTTGACGTCGTGTTTTTCATTCAAACTGATGCTTCATTCATCTTCAATCGAAGGAACAAGGAGCTAAACAACTTGACATAGGAATCAAAACAAGCAGCAGTGGAGGAAAAATTGTTACAGAGGAGATGTCTACTATTACTGAATCTGGACATTTGCCTAATCATTACAGACAAGCAAGTGGAAACTTTTTTCAAGACACTGATGATTTTGTCTTCCAAGAAAGTGATTATAAAGCTGGATTAACAGCTTCATCGGGTGCTTGTCAGCAGTATGAAGCAAAACTTTCTGCCCTAATGAGAAAGAACGAAATTCTAGAAGGACAGCTGGCAGCTGCATTGGCTAACCGTGAAGCAGCAGAGAAAAATTTATCTTCTGCTCTGAAGAGTAAACAGGACGTGGAAAAAAGGATGGGTGACACTGTAAAGGAGGTGGAGTTGCTTAAAGAAAAGCTAGCTAGTGTTGAATTGGCTCAGGAAGAGGCTAATAGCTTATCCAACATTGTCCACTCCGATAATGTCAGGCTTGAGCATGATGTGGCTTTCCTCAAGGCAGTTCTGGATGATACACAGAAGGTATAGAAAGCGGTTTTATTGGTTTATCCATTCCTAGCCTGTCTGAGCCAAACTTTTCAGCCCACTCTTACTAAGTTTAATGTCTACACATACGGACGCAGGAACTGCATACAACAAGGGGAGTCCTTGCTGGAGAAAGAGCAAGAGCTTTCCAGTTGCAGGTATGATCACAAACCTAAGACTAGACGATAGAGGAAGCATAAGCAAATTAACATTATTTATCATTTAGTTCTTTTTTTGGGGGTGGGGGGATGATTGGATAAGGGGAAGGGGATGCGGAAGGACCTGGTGAAGATCAACTTTACACCTTTAGGATACAACTGCTTTAATTGAGATTTACCACTCAAACTATGCAATTGGTTTTTTCCATATGTATAATTGCTCTCTGCATACTTTGGCCACATGACCATTTTAGATGACAACTTGGAAATTTATTAGCTTTCTTCTAATCATGTGACTTATCACAATTACATCGTAAGCAGATACCGGAGAGATCCAATTGTTTTTTTGCTTGATGTTGCTTTCTTGGCAGTTCAGTTCGTCTTACTCCAAGAGGTTGCCTTACAAACCTTGACATTGTAATTAATCAGGGAATATCCTTTCCTTCTGCAGGTTGAAGTTTTTCATTTAAAACAAAGATTGCAGTCACTGGAGAATCGATCTCCAACGCCTCGGAAACCATTCCACGTTTAGAATATACCATGATAGTTTGTATATTAGTTCTGATAGGATTATGTACATATATTTTAGACTTCAATTGTTAATTATCAATATTGGCTCGTTCTTGGAAGAACTAAACACCAACTTCCCAGACTGCCATATGCCTACGACATAGTTCACCCGATAAACTATAGATTTTGTTAGACTATCTTCAAATCACAATGTTGTACGTTTACTGCAAATCCTGTAATATTGCGTATCAAGTTCTTGAACAAATATGTCAAAAAGACTCTGTTTTAAGTAAAGGACTAGCGTTCTCACTAACTGGGAAATGACTAAGTGGTTTTCGTTCTAATGGAGTGATAAGTagctaaaactttaaaccaataattaaaagCTTATTTTCTCGAAATTGTTAGCCATTTCATGGTCTTGCAGACCAACGGAAGTAAATCACCAATTAGTTTTACAAGTCCAGGACGTTGCCATGTGGTTGGTTGAGTCATCCATTCGCAATATCATCACTATTTTGTGGTCTGGACTCTCCATTGTGTTGAAAAAAGCACTCTCTCAATGTTTACTTTTAACCTTTTTGGTGAACTGCAGCAACGTTTTATATCAAGTGGATATATCCATCAATTCCCAATCCCAAATTAGTTTCCGGATCCACTTTGGTATTCCGAAGAAACATCATAACTAGACTATTTTTCGTCGGCTATTAACCTAGTACAACCTTTCTCATTTATTTGATGTTGGAAGTAAATATGCTTTGAAAGGTCACGTAGGCGGAGTTTTTCATCAAATAATTTGTTGAAAATCTTTGGAGTTCTACAAAATTCTCGGTACAACCTTCCATAGGGTAAATTAATTTACATTGAGGATAGGACAAAAGGACTACAATAGATTACAACATATGGGCAGCCATGATATGATGAAAGGAAGAGAGCCTATGTAGTCTTGAATTTGTAGTGTAGAACACGACAATGGTAGTACCTTCCTTATTAAACTCTTGGAAAGGCCACAAAGAATCTGCTCCTCGTGAAGTGGATTTCTGCTGACTGAACCACTTCTCCTAAAGATGCAGCAGAACAAGAGAAGAGGAGCTTAAAATATGTTTCCGTTCTTCATCATAAAAGCTCAGCCTCTTCCTGGTCTGCATCAGCATCCTCGACATCATTCTCTTCATCTTCTTCAGGAGCATCAGGATCTACTCCCTACGGAAGATGGATAGGTTCATTTAAGCAAACAGTGGAACCAAAAAAAACTGTCTAatatatgcatgacatcaagcaAACAAAAAATGAATTTGGGTGTCCCATGATGGATGGAGAATTACT
Protein-coding sequences here:
- the LOC104119305 gene encoding acyl-CoA-binding domain-containing protein 6 — translated: MFGFSKRRMKLGRLSSPQGTRSPMRHPKRFSNSSGEAVPHSNNDSEEKSCQCSSGAPEFNNCASGGSENWMLLSIAGEKPTPRFNHAAAVVGNKMVVVGGESGSRLLEDVQVLNFDSFSWTTASSKLYLSPTSLPLKIPACKGHALVQWGKKILMVGGKTDPASDKVSVWAFDTETECWSLLEAKGDVPVARSGHSVLRASSVLILFGGEDAKRRKLNDLHMFDLKSLTWLPLHCTGTGPSPRSNHVAALYDDKLLLIFGGSSKSRTLNDLYTLDFETMAWSRIKIRGFHPSPRAGSCGVLCGTKWYIAGGGSRKRRHAETLIFDVLKLEWSVAVASPASSITTNKGFSLVLVQHKERDFLVAFGGFKKDPSNEVEVLIMERNELSMGRRSSLRKAAGNLLSGNRLATTGPASQPINGTSTSHVDSIARQNLASAVEHHGSGRKSLSESLLVDPSSVSGNVSLRKQFSNDEDAGAKRPKTSGDESPSQEQGAKQLDIGIKTSSSGGKIVTEEMSTITESGHLPNHYRQASGNFFQDTDDFVFQESDYKAGLTASSGACQQYEAKLSALMRKNEILEGQLAAALANREAAEKNLSSALKSKQDVEKRMGDTVKEVELLKEKLASVELAQEEANSLSNIVHSDNVRLEHDVAFLKAVLDDTQKELHTTRGVLAGERARAFQLQVEVFHLKQRLQSLENRSPTPRKPFHV